Proteins encoded together in one Acidimicrobiales bacterium window:
- a CDS encoding Ig-like domain-containing protein — MRKAQIAAVLAVMAIAAAGPLPSPALGGPSSCRGKKACTADTTAPVVNVAEPLSGATVAGVVRVTGSASDAVGVRRVDVGIDGGAWVVATGTTSWSTSVDTGSLAAGSHTIDARAVDTAGNATTVRVAVNVSSPTAPPAPVADTVAPAVRITSPAAGSQVAGPFTVSGTASDDIGVARVDVRSDGGAWATASGTTSWQRSLDASSWSAGTHVVEARSVDGAGNVSPPVSVSVQVAAPAPPPPSGDPSVAPDTQGTWTSPEGAVIEVATAGPFTIRGVYRLLLENSAAAGDLAVIAPNLTIRVQDTYVDSATTTAVGSPGAYTSVRSTLWLKGIDSTFSLLPDAQFAHEYGHAWTMHHLYLAEGGDWAPYLQARGLAGDNRLDTSYRWSRGEIVAEDYRLLFGSPAAVAQRPAHMNADIAAPADVAGLREFLLGPFRTR; from the coding sequence ATGCGCAAAGCCCAGATCGCCGCCGTGCTCGCCGTGATGGCCATCGCGGCCGCCGGCCCGCTGCCGTCGCCGGCGCTCGGGGGGCCGAGCTCGTGCCGCGGCAAGAAAGCCTGCACCGCCGACACGACCGCCCCCGTGGTCAACGTCGCCGAGCCCCTTTCCGGCGCAACGGTGGCCGGTGTCGTCCGGGTCACCGGGTCGGCGTCGGACGCCGTCGGCGTGCGGCGGGTCGACGTCGGCATCGACGGTGGCGCCTGGGTGGTCGCCACCGGCACCACCAGCTGGTCGACGTCGGTGGACACCGGCTCGCTCGCCGCCGGCAGCCACACCATCGACGCCCGGGCGGTCGACACCGCCGGCAACGCCACCACGGTCCGGGTGGCGGTGAACGTGTCGTCCCCGACCGCGCCGCCGGCCCCCGTGGCCGACACCGTCGCACCGGCGGTGCGCATCACGTCGCCCGCCGCCGGCAGCCAGGTCGCCGGGCCGTTCACGGTGAGCGGCACGGCGTCGGACGACATCGGCGTCGCCCGCGTCGACGTCCGCTCGGACGGCGGAGCCTGGGCCACGGCCTCGGGCACCACGTCCTGGCAGCGCTCGCTCGACGCCTCGTCGTGGTCCGCCGGTACCCACGTCGTCGAGGCCCGCAGCGTCGACGGCGCCGGCAACGTCTCCCCGCCGGTGAGCGTGTCGGTCCAGGTGGCGGCGCCGGCTCCCCCGCCGCCGTCCGGCGACCCGTCCGTGGCGCCCGACACCCAGGGCACGTGGACGTCGCCCGAGGGCGCCGTCATCGAGGTGGCGACGGCCGGCCCGTTCACGATCCGCGGCGTCTACCGGCTGCTGCTGGAGAACTCGGCCGCCGCCGGCGACCTCGCCGTCATCGCCCCGAACCTCACCATCCGGGTCCAGGACACGTACGTCGACTCGGCCACCACCACCGCCGTCGGTTCTCCGGGCGCGTACACCAGCGTCCGCTCCACGCTGTGGCTCAAGGGCATCGACTCGACCTTCTCACTCCTGCCCGACGCCCAGTTCGCCCACGAGTACGGCCATGCGTGGACCATGCACCACCTCTACCTTGCCGAGGGTGGCGACTGGGCGCCCTACCTCCAGGCCCGGGGACTGGCCGGCGACAACCGGCTCGACACCAGCTACCGCTGGAGCCGTGGAGAGATCGTCGCCGAGGACTACCGGCTGCTGTTCGGGTCGCCGGCTGCGGTCGCGCAGCGCCCGGCCCACATGAACGCGGACATCGCCGCACCAGCCGACGTGGCGGGCCTGCGGGAGTTCCTCCTCGGTCCCTTCCGGACCCGCTAG
- the ald gene encoding alanine dehydrogenase, giving the protein MIVGVPGEVKTGENRVAITPDGVRELVAHGHRVLVERGAGNGSSILDQDFTAAGAQTVEAAEAWGADLVVKVKEPQATEIGHLREGQVLFTYLHLAHYPDVARALLDAGTTALAYETVQLASGALPLLAPMSEVAGRMATQIGAHYLERGNGGRGVLLGGAPGVRPARVVVIGAGNVGWNAAWIAQGMEAEVWLLDKNLDRLRFVDQIHKGRILTLASNRGAVERAVAEADLLIGAVLVPGGRAPMVVTEDMVRAMKPGAVIVDIAVDQGGCVETTRETTHAAPVYELHGVLHYAVGNVPGAVPHTSTYALTNATLPYVLEVAEGGVRGALTADPALLGGVTTVGGRVTNRVVADALGLPAADPVTALA; this is encoded by the coding sequence GTGATCGTGGGGGTGCCGGGCGAGGTCAAGACGGGCGAGAACCGGGTGGCCATCACCCCCGACGGGGTCCGCGAGCTGGTCGCCCACGGGCACCGGGTGCTGGTGGAGCGGGGGGCCGGGAACGGGTCGTCCATCCTCGACCAGGACTTCACCGCCGCCGGGGCCCAGACGGTCGAGGCGGCCGAGGCGTGGGGCGCCGACCTGGTCGTGAAGGTGAAGGAGCCGCAGGCCACCGAGATCGGCCACCTGCGCGAGGGCCAGGTCCTGTTCACCTACCTCCACCTGGCCCACTACCCCGACGTCGCCCGCGCCCTGCTCGATGCCGGCACCACCGCCCTCGCCTACGAGACGGTGCAGCTGGCCAGCGGCGCCCTGCCGCTGCTGGCGCCCATGAGCGAGGTGGCCGGCCGCATGGCCACCCAGATCGGCGCCCACTACCTCGAGCGGGGCAACGGCGGACGGGGCGTACTGCTCGGCGGCGCGCCCGGCGTCCGCCCGGCCCGTGTCGTGGTGATCGGTGCCGGCAACGTCGGTTGGAACGCGGCGTGGATCGCCCAGGGCATGGAGGCCGAGGTGTGGCTGCTGGACAAGAACCTCGACCGGCTGCGCTTCGTCGACCAGATCCACAAGGGCCGCATCCTCACCCTCGCCTCCAACCGGGGCGCGGTGGAGCGGGCGGTGGCCGAGGCCGACCTCCTGATCGGCGCCGTGCTGGTCCCCGGCGGGCGGGCGCCGATGGTGGTGACCGAGGACATGGTGCGGGCCATGAAGCCGGGCGCGGTGATCGTGGACATCGCGGTGGACCAGGGCGGCTGCGTGGAGACGACGCGGGAGACCACCCATGCGGCCCCCGTCTACGAGCTCCACGGCGTGCTGCACTACGCCGTGGGCAACGTGCCCGGCGCCGTGCCCCACACGTCCACCTACGCCCTGACGAACGCCACCCTGCCCTACGTGCTCGAGGTGGCGGAAGGAGGCGTGCGGGGCGCGCTGACGGCCGACCCCGCGCTGCTCGGCGGCGTCACCACCGTGGGGGGGCGCGTCACCAACCGGGTCGTGGCGGACGCCCTCGGCCTCCCGGCCGCCGACCCCGTCACCGCTCTCGCCTGA
- a CDS encoding tyrosine-type recombinase/integrase yields MPETLSDEAEALLSSLAAQDRAANTLAAYRRDLASYERYLASQELSVARADGDDVASYVAALDAAGRRPSSVARALVAVRALHRWCGSDAARDVDGPGRTPPAGNVLGEDEVARLLDAYDGDDPVSLRDRAVLETLYATGARISEVVGLATTDVADGVARLGGRSARAVPYGAPAARALDEWLANGRAAMAVGRGPLFVNQRGGPLSRQWGWAITRAAADRVGLGEHFGPHVLRHSFAVHLAARGAPPGALQQLLVGQPVFLGPDELVERYRRWHPRAGPGPVPGTSASH; encoded by the coding sequence GTGCCCGAGACGCTGAGCGACGAGGCCGAGGCGCTCCTCTCCTCGCTGGCGGCCCAGGACCGGGCGGCCAACACGCTGGCCGCCTACCGCCGCGACCTGGCCTCCTACGAGCGCTACCTGGCGTCGCAGGAGCTGTCGGTGGCGCGGGCCGACGGTGACGACGTGGCCTCCTACGTCGCCGCCCTCGACGCCGCCGGCCGGCGGCCCTCTTCGGTGGCCCGGGCCCTGGTCGCCGTCCGGGCGCTGCACCGGTGGTGCGGCAGTGACGCGGCGCGCGACGTGGACGGTCCGGGGCGCACGCCTCCGGCCGGCAACGTCCTGGGCGAGGACGAGGTCGCTCGGCTGCTCGACGCCTACGACGGCGACGACCCCGTCTCCCTCCGCGACCGTGCCGTTTTGGAGACGCTCTACGCCACCGGGGCCCGCATCTCAGAGGTGGTGGGCCTCGCCACCACCGACGTGGCTGACGGGGTGGCGCGCCTGGGCGGGCGCAGCGCCCGCGCCGTCCCTTACGGCGCCCCGGCGGCGCGGGCGCTCGACGAGTGGCTGGCGAACGGCCGCGCCGCCATGGCCGTGGGGCGCGGGCCCCTCTTCGTCAACCAGCGGGGTGGCCCGCTGTCCCGGCAGTGGGGGTGGGCGATCACGAGGGCGGCGGCCGACCGGGTGGGCCTCGGCGAGCACTTCGGCCCGCACGTCCTGCGCCACTCCTTCGCCGTCCACCTGGCCGCGCGCGGCGCCCCGCCGGGCGCCCTCCAGCAGCTGCTGGTGGGCCAGCCCGTGTTCCTCGGGCCCGACGAGCTGGTCGAGCGCTACCGCCGATGGCACCCGCGGGCGGGGCCCGGACCGGTCCCGGGCACCTCTGCCAGCCACTAG
- a CDS encoding TraR/DksA C4-type zinc finger protein produces the protein MANDAPSINPRVLLEEERDTLVSQLAELGFGEGGGLHYDSNFADSSQVTAERGEAEALAASLRETLGEVEHALEKLESGSYGRCEGCDQPINPARLEAKPAARLCMDCASKR, from the coding sequence GTGGCCAACGACGCCCCCTCCATCAATCCGCGCGTCCTCCTCGAGGAGGAGCGCGACACCCTCGTGAGCCAGCTCGCCGAGCTCGGCTTCGGGGAGGGCGGTGGCCTCCACTACGACTCCAACTTCGCTGACTCCAGCCAGGTCACCGCCGAGCGGGGCGAGGCCGAGGCCCTGGCGGCGAGCCTGCGCGAGACGCTGGGCGAGGTCGAGCACGCCCTCGAGAAGCTGGAGTCCGGCAGCTACGGCCGGTGCGAGGGCTGCGACCAGCCCATCAACCCGGCCCGCCTGGAGGCCAAGCCGGCGGCCCGGTTGTGCATGGACTGCGCCTCCAAGCGCTGA
- a CDS encoding site-2 protease family protein, producing the protein MEPEEPAPPTRPEPDRRRRALLVVLGVVAVWLLVRRGVVGADTALLLGVLFGSVILHEVSHGAMALRFGDDTAARAGRLTLNPARHVDPFGTIVLPAVLVLVNAPPFGWAKPVPVNPSRMRDPRNHSLLVSLAGPAVNVALALAAAVALRPLIPTGGYGGDVPLGHEALFALGVVNVVLAVFNLLPLPPLDGSAVVERLLPARWWPGYLRVRQYSLPILLILVLALPGALNRVFEPAIDGWYELLG; encoded by the coding sequence GTGGAGCCCGAGGAGCCCGCGCCCCCGACGCGCCCCGAGCCCGACCGGCGCCGCCGTGCCCTCCTCGTGGTCCTCGGCGTCGTGGCCGTGTGGCTGCTCGTGCGCCGCGGTGTCGTCGGTGCCGACACCGCCCTCCTCCTCGGGGTGCTCTTCGGGTCGGTGATCCTGCACGAGGTGTCGCACGGCGCCATGGCACTGCGCTTCGGGGACGACACCGCGGCCCGGGCGGGCCGCCTCACCCTCAACCCGGCCCGCCACGTGGACCCCTTCGGCACCATCGTGCTGCCGGCCGTCCTCGTCCTCGTCAACGCGCCGCCGTTCGGGTGGGCCAAGCCCGTGCCGGTGAACCCGAGCAGGATGCGCGACCCCCGGAACCACTCGCTCCTGGTCAGCCTGGCCGGGCCGGCGGTGAACGTCGCGCTGGCGCTGGCGGCCGCGGTCGCACTGCGGCCGCTGATCCCCACCGGCGGCTACGGCGGTGACGTGCCCCTCGGTCACGAGGCGCTCTTCGCCCTGGGTGTGGTGAACGTGGTGCTGGCCGTGTTCAACCTGCTCCCGTTGCCGCCCCTGGACGGCTCGGCCGTGGTCGAACGCCTGCTGCCGGCGCGGTGGTGGCCCGGCTACCTGCGGGTCCGCCAGTACTCGCTGCCGATCCTGTTGATCCTCGTGCTGGCCCTGCCCGGGGCGCTGAACCGGGTGTTCGAGCCCGCCATCGACGGCTGGTACGAGCTGCTGGGCTGA